A single region of the Gracilibacillus caseinilyticus genome encodes:
- a CDS encoding ABC transporter permease translates to MQWIMIFQKELIEDWRNYKWVWVPLVFIVLCVMDPLTTYYMPVILDSVGGLPEGTVIPAPDLQPGEAIMLSLAELSSLGVLVVVAISMAVIAGERKSGVAQLVLVKPVRYLTYITAKWAAKLLLVFTSFLLGMLTSWYYVYLLFGDLAVSEFIGLFFFYFIWLIFVVSLTIFYNTVVINPGLVLTLTVGTIMLMSGFNQIFSHQLPWFPNSISQHITTFLSEGKVPDALWGGASVTLLLTVLLILVSNIMLQRKEIGE, encoded by the coding sequence ATGCAATGGATTATGATTTTTCAAAAAGAATTAATCGAAGACTGGCGCAATTATAAATGGGTTTGGGTGCCTCTCGTTTTTATCGTTTTATGTGTAATGGATCCGCTGACTACTTATTACATGCCGGTTATCCTCGATTCTGTAGGCGGTTTGCCAGAAGGAACGGTTATTCCTGCACCAGACTTGCAACCGGGAGAAGCGATTATGCTAAGTTTAGCAGAACTTAGTAGTCTGGGTGTATTGGTTGTGGTGGCTATTTCGATGGCAGTGATCGCAGGTGAACGAAAAAGTGGTGTAGCACAACTGGTCTTAGTAAAACCGGTTCGTTATCTAACGTATATAACGGCGAAGTGGGCCGCTAAGCTATTATTAGTGTTCACCTCATTTTTATTAGGAATGCTTACAAGCTGGTATTATGTCTATTTATTATTTGGTGATCTTGCTGTTAGTGAATTTATCGGACTCTTTTTCTTTTATTTTATTTGGCTGATTTTTGTCGTGTCGTTAACGATTTTTTACAATACAGTCGTTATCAATCCTGGCTTGGTATTAACATTAACAGTAGGTACGATTATGTTAATGTCAGGGTTTAATCAAATTTTCTCGCATCAATTACCATGGTTTCCAAATAGTATCAGTCAGCACATTACTACGTTTTTGTCTGAAGGAAAAGTACCAGATGCATTGTGGGGAGGAGCAAGCGTTACATTATTAC
- a CDS encoding ABC transporter ATP-binding protein: protein MAVMEVQQLTKSFKGKKVVKGIDFQLDTGKCVALLGPNGAGKTTTLKMLSGLLKPTAGSIRFPGSDQHDIRSYIGYLPQYPVFHPWMSGKEFLVYVGRLANLTKKETEQRALQLLDKVGIEAAANYRIGKYSGGMKQRLGIAQAMIHKPQILMLDEPVSSLDPLGRREILTLMEELKEQTTILFSTHILGDAEEICDDVLMMHDGGIVLAGSIASLRTEHQTTKLELAFKGNHAAYIEKLKQLAVVELIQEQKGEIHLTANDVELARKEILSYVVAEDWPIEKLAFSKTTLEDLFVKVVMH, encoded by the coding sequence ATGGCTGTGATGGAAGTACAGCAACTCACGAAATCCTTTAAAGGCAAGAAAGTTGTAAAAGGAATTGATTTCCAACTTGATACAGGCAAATGTGTTGCATTACTCGGCCCAAATGGTGCAGGAAAAACGACGACATTGAAGATGCTGTCAGGCTTGTTGAAACCAACTGCAGGATCGATTCGATTCCCTGGTTCGGACCAGCATGATATTCGCAGTTATATCGGCTATCTCCCACAGTATCCGGTCTTTCATCCATGGATGTCAGGTAAGGAGTTTTTAGTATATGTTGGACGATTAGCCAACTTAACGAAAAAAGAAACAGAACAAAGAGCACTGCAACTGCTTGACAAAGTTGGGATTGAAGCAGCCGCCAATTATCGCATTGGCAAATACTCTGGTGGGATGAAGCAGCGGCTTGGCATTGCACAAGCGATGATTCACAAGCCACAAATACTGATGCTGGATGAGCCGGTATCATCTTTAGACCCACTTGGACGTCGGGAAATTTTGACGTTGATGGAAGAGTTAAAAGAGCAGACAACGATCCTGTTCTCTACGCATATTCTTGGTGATGCGGAAGAAATCTGTGATGATGTGTTGATGATGCACGATGGTGGTATCGTCTTGGCGGGTTCAATTGCTTCCTTACGAACAGAACATCAAACCACTAAATTAGAGTTGGCGTTTAAAGGCAATCATGCAGCATATATAGAGAAGCTCAAGCAATTAGCAGTTGTGGAGCTGATTCAGGAACAGAAGGGTGAGATTCATCTAACTGCCAACGACGTCGAACTGGCACGAAAAGAAATATTATCTTATGTAGTCGCAGAAGATTGGCCAATAGAGAAGCTCGCGTTTAGTAAAACCACGCTGGAAGATTTATTTGTGAAAGTGGTGATGCATTGA
- a CDS encoding dimethylarginine dimethylaminohydrolase family protein, whose translation MIKQHNEYDRLKQVIVCPPQYMEIKKVINETQKFYEDENIDIPIAMKQHQHFIETLRKHQVNVLELPADPNLNEQVFTRDIGFTIGNTLYTAEMSRDIRKAEVNTLQQLLDEHQIPYSPALGGSIEGGDVVVAGDHVWVGVSKRTDESAIVELQKSLPDRKVNPLQIREDILHLDCCFNLVSETTGLIYPQAFSEEDLAKLRQHYDLIEVTEEEQFSLGTNVFSIGDYKVISLPVNKQVNQNLTDKGFDVIEVDFSEIIKSGGSFRCCTFPIERA comes from the coding sequence ATGATTAAACAGCACAATGAATATGATCGATTAAAGCAGGTCATTGTCTGCCCGCCTCAATACATGGAAATTAAAAAAGTTATTAATGAGACACAGAAGTTTTATGAGGACGAGAACATTGACATTCCAATTGCGATGAAGCAGCATCAGCATTTTATCGAAACGTTAAGAAAGCATCAGGTAAACGTGTTGGAATTGCCCGCTGATCCGAATCTTAACGAACAGGTTTTTACAAGGGATATTGGATTTACAATCGGAAATACTTTGTATACCGCAGAAATGAGCCGTGATATTCGCAAGGCGGAGGTTAACACGCTCCAACAATTGCTAGACGAGCACCAGATCCCGTACAGCCCGGCACTGGGTGGATCAATTGAAGGTGGCGATGTGGTCGTAGCGGGAGATCATGTTTGGGTAGGTGTAAGTAAACGGACGGATGAGAGTGCGATTGTAGAACTGCAAAAAAGTTTACCAGACCGAAAAGTGAACCCTTTGCAAATTCGTGAAGATATTCTTCATCTCGATTGTTGCTTCAATCTTGTCAGCGAAACGACTGGCCTTATCTATCCGCAAGCGTTCAGCGAGGAGGATCTGGCGAAGCTTCGTCAGCATTACGATTTAATTGAAGTAACAGAGGAAGAACAATTTTCGTTAGGGACGAATGTATTCTCGATTGGTGATTATAAGGTAATCTCACTACCTGTCAACAAGCAGGTCAATCAAAACCTGACAGATAAAGGTTTTGATGTAATCGAGGTTGATTTTTCTGAAATAATTAAATCTGGTGGTTCTTTTCGTTGTTGCACGTTTCCGATAGAACGAGCGTAA
- a CDS encoding PLDc N-terminal domain-containing protein: MDFIPVIAPIALIQFLLMIIAIISLVKADHTNGPKAMWAVIIILLGIIGPVLYLIIGRRQY; the protein is encoded by the coding sequence ATGGATTTTATACCTGTTATCGCACCAATAGCCTTGATTCAATTTTTGTTAATGATTATTGCTATTATTTCGTTAGTAAAAGCAGATCATACCAATGGCCCGAAAGCAATGTGGGCGGTCATTATTATTTTGTTAGGAATCATCGGACCAGTACTTTATCTCATTATTGGAAGGAGACAATATTAA